The Methanoculleus thermophilus genome contains a region encoding:
- a CDS encoding NAD-dependent epimerase/dehydratase family protein, producing the protein MFCIVTGGAGFIGSHVVDALVAAGNDVLVIDDCSAGTEKNLAHHAASGKVTFIKQNLLDDGWQERFHGADRVYHIAADPDVRQSAVTPDSQLRNNVIATYRVLEAMRAYDVPELVFTSTSTVYGDAAVIPTPETYTPLEPISVYGATKLACEALISAYCHSFEMTSWIYRFANIIGERSGHGVISDFIRKLRENPQELEILGDGRQTKSYLEVRECVRAVQFGIEHSHDPVNIFNIGSEDWIDVVTIADIVVEEMGLSGVRYRFTGGARGWVGDVPRMQLSVEKLKALGWKCNTTSEESVRTAVRAMLG; encoded by the coding sequence ATGTTCTGTATCGTAACGGGTGGTGCCGGCTTCATCGGTTCCCACGTCGTCGATGCTCTGGTCGCGGCGGGGAACGACGTACTGGTCATCGACGACTGTAGCGCAGGCACCGAGAAGAACCTCGCACACCACGCAGCAAGCGGAAAGGTCACCTTCATCAAGCAGAACCTGCTCGATGATGGCTGGCAAGAGCGCTTCCACGGAGCCGACCGGGTCTACCACATCGCTGCAGATCCCGATGTGCGTCAGAGCGCCGTAACCCCGGACTCGCAGTTGCGAAACAACGTCATCGCCACGTACCGGGTGCTCGAGGCAATGCGGGCATACGATGTTCCGGAACTGGTCTTCACCTCGACCTCAACCGTTTACGGGGATGCCGCTGTCATCCCGACACCGGAGACCTACACACCTCTTGAACCGATATCCGTCTATGGCGCGACGAAACTTGCCTGCGAAGCGCTCATATCCGCATACTGTCACTCGTTTGAGATGACGTCGTGGATCTACCGGTTTGCAAACATCATCGGTGAGAGGAGCGGGCATGGGGTCATCTCCGACTTCATCAGGAAACTCCGCGAGAACCCGCAGGAACTCGAGATCCTCGGCGACGGGAGACAGACTAAGTCTTACCTGGAGGTCAGAGAGTGCGTCCGCGCCGTCCAGTTCGGGATCGAGCACTCGCATGACCCGGTCAACATCTTCAACATCGGCTCAGAAGACTGGATCGACGTCGTCACCATCGCTGATATCGTTGTAGAGGAGATGGGTCTCTCCGGTGTTCGGTACCGGTTCACCGGCGGCGCTCGCGGCTGGGTAGGCGATGTGCCGAGGATGCAACTCTCGGTCGAGAAACTCAAGGCTCTTGGCTGGAAGTGCAACACTACATCAGAAGAGAGCGTGCGCACAGCGGTCCGCGCCATGCTCGGGTAG
- a CDS encoding DUF368 domain-containing protein — translation MNRGQGLREYAGIYLRGLAMGACDVIPGVSGGTIALITGIYERLVGAIGSIDPASVKHLFRGDFRSFRADIEKIDIPFLIVLLAGIGTAFLLMSGVILTLLSDYPVATYSFFLGLILASAVAIFLEIRSPNAATVAYLIVGTGAGYLLGGLGHLDIGHSLPILFFTGMVALCAMVLPGISGAYMTLVLNQYEFMLAALRSFSLPEIISYIAGYLLGGLGHLDIGHSLPILFFTGMVALCAMVLPGISGAYMTLVLNQYEFMLAALRSFSLPEIISYIAGGVVGLLLFTKALKYLLATYPGAMLALLTGLMLGSARMLWDKGAAAGDMLTGGWVFFLVGLVIVGAVEFAKRRYQARTA, via the coding sequence ATGAACCGGGGACAGGGCCTCCGGGAATATGCCGGGATCTACCTGCGCGGTCTCGCGATGGGGGCCTGCGATGTCATCCCTGGAGTGTCAGGTGGGACGATCGCTCTTATTACAGGAATTTATGAGCGGCTGGTCGGGGCCATCGGGAGTATCGACCCTGCCTCGGTAAAGCACCTCTTTCGAGGCGATTTTAGATCTTTCCGGGCCGATATCGAGAAGATTGACATCCCGTTCCTCATCGTTCTCCTTGCCGGCATCGGCACTGCATTCCTTCTGATGTCCGGGGTGATCCTTACCCTCCTCTCCGACTACCCGGTAGCAACCTACTCCTTCTTCCTTGGCCTGATCCTCGCTTCTGCGGTGGCTATATTCCTCGAGATCCGTTCTCCGAATGCAGCCACCGTCGCTTACCTCATCGTCGGGACTGGCGCCGGCTACCTCCTCGGGGGCCTCGGTCACCTTGATATAGGTCACTCCCTCCCGATCCTCTTCTTCACCGGAATGGTGGCGCTCTGCGCCATGGTCCTCCCCGGGATCTCAGGGGCTTACATGACCCTCGTCCTCAACCAGTACGAGTTCATGCTTGCGGCGCTCCGGTCATTCTCGCTCCCCGAGATCATCTCCTATATCGCCGGCTACCTCCTCGGGGGCCTCGGTCACCTTGATATAGGTCACTCCCTCCCGATCCTCTTCTTCACCGGAATGGTGGCGCTCTGCGCCATGGTCCTCCCCGGGATCTCAGGGGCTTACATGACCCTCGTCCTCAACCAGTACGAGTTCATGCTTGCGGCGCTCCGGTCATTCTCGCTCCCCGAGATCATCTCCTATATCGCCGGCGGTGTTGTGGGGCTCCTCCTCTTCACCAAAGCCCTCAAGTACCTCCTTGCAACCTATCCGGGGGCGATGCTTGCGCTGCTTACGGGGCTGATGCTCGGTTCGGCGAGGATGCTCTGGGATAAAGGGGCTGCGGCCGGTGATATGCTGACCGGTGGCTGGGTCTTCTTCCTCGTCGGTCTCGTCATCGTCGGCGCGGTGGAGTTCGCAAAGAGACGGTATCAGGCCAGGACGGCCTGA
- a CDS encoding methanogenesis marker 12 protein yields MFIGIDHGTTAMRFSSGSAEFKISREEARNFSVEDLERLAPLDEIEGIAVCYSMGDGISAITDIRKVRNRGVVSQEGAGKHIGGGTRVYDAIKESGLPAIVIPGLHRGSPTDPRFKVYSHQASPEKIGILYEVVHNLGEDVVVCDASSNTVTLLVTGGRITGAFDACIFAPGTQHGPLDVDAIRRIDHGDSTANDAFLHAGVDHTMPPDLRVETMAMFAAMECAAMLLLNPGAKVALAGSMAPAIAPGVEALLSRKVTVYDEWCAARGLARIARDVFSGATGILGLAVER; encoded by the coding sequence ATGTTCATTGGCATCGACCACGGCACTACTGCGATGCGTTTCTCCAGCGGAAGTGCGGAATTTAAGATCTCTCGCGAGGAGGCCCGGAATTTCTCGGTCGAAGACCTTGAGCGTCTCGCCCCCCTCGACGAGATCGAGGGTATCGCCGTCTGCTACTCAATGGGCGATGGTATCTCGGCCATCACCGATATCAGGAAGGTTCGCAACCGTGGCGTCGTATCTCAGGAGGGGGCCGGCAAGCACATCGGCGGCGGGACCCGGGTCTACGACGCGATCAAAGAGAGCGGTCTACCGGCCATCGTCATTCCCGGGCTTCACCGTGGGTCGCCGACCGATCCGCGGTTTAAGGTATACTCCCACCAGGCGAGCCCGGAAAAGATCGGGATCCTGTATGAGGTTGTTCACAATCTCGGTGAAGATGTCGTGGTCTGCGACGCGAGTTCGAACACCGTCACCCTTCTTGTGACCGGCGGCCGGATCACCGGCGCGTTCGATGCCTGCATCTTTGCGCCCGGCACGCAGCACGGTCCTCTTGACGTGGATGCTATCCGGCGGATTGATCATGGCGACTCCACCGCAAACGACGCCTTCCTCCATGCGGGCGTGGACCATACGATGCCTCCGGATCTACGGGTGGAGACGATGGCCATGTTTGCCGCAATGGAATGCGCCGCGATGCTTCTCCTAAACCCCGGGGCGAAAGTCGCTCTCGCGGGCTCCATGGCGCCCGCCATTGCGCCTGGTGTGGAAGCCCTCCTCTCCCGAAAGGTAACCGTCTATGACGAGTGGTGTGCGGCCCGGGGGCTCGCCCGGATCGCTCGCGATGTCTTCTCGGGTGCGACCGGGATCCTCGGACTCGCGGTGGAGCGGTGA
- the hxlB gene encoding 6-phospho-3-hexuloisomerase: protein MPLDCPSIADLMLMMTSRLEEAARSIDEEGANQFLNEILSAKRIYLAGAGRSGLVARAFAQRLMHLGFESYVIGETITPAFGPEDVLVAVSGSGETQSVVDACETAREIGGRICLITSTPNSHIGRIADCIVEIGSDRFKNPDIPRDFEIRQLTGQYRSISGSFAPLGTLFEIAALVFSDAVVSALMEVRHCTPEDLKSRLANVQ from the coding sequence ATGCCGCTCGACTGCCCCAGTATCGCTGATCTTATGCTCATGATGACGTCGCGCCTCGAAGAGGCGGCACGCTCTATAGATGAGGAGGGCGCAAACCAGTTCCTCAATGAGATTCTCAGCGCGAAACGGATATACCTCGCTGGCGCCGGCCGTTCCGGCCTCGTGGCACGGGCGTTCGCCCAGCGTTTGATGCACCTTGGGTTTGAGAGTTATGTCATCGGTGAGACGATCACACCCGCGTTTGGGCCGGAGGATGTCCTTGTCGCGGTCTCAGGCTCAGGGGAGACGCAGTCGGTTGTGGATGCCTGCGAGACCGCGAGAGAGATTGGGGGAAGGATCTGTCTTATCACATCAACACCCAACTCACATATCGGGCGCATAGCTGACTGCATCGTCGAGATCGGGAGTGATCGGTTCAAAAACCCGGATATCCCACGGGATTTTGAGATCCGTCAACTCACCGGGCAGTACCGATCGATATCGGGGTCGTTTGCCCCGCTTGGGACGCTCTTTGAGATAGCGGCGCTGGTATTCTCCGACGCAGTCGTATCAGCCCTGATGGAAGTGCGGCACTGTACCCCTGAGGATCTCAAGAGCCGGCTTGCGAATGTCCAGTGA
- a CDS encoding pyruvate ferredoxin oxidoreductase subunit gamma — MRELRIHGRGGQGSVTAAELIAFAAFEGGMYAQAFPAFGVERRGAPVQAFVRFSDKKIRLRSQIYEPDYIIVQDPTLIGDVDVFMGMKSGGVAIINTEKTDFDSRVPEGVKVYTIDATTIALEELGVPITNTTLMGAFAAATGEIKFESLEHALHNRFSGSMADKNVRAAERAYRQLGGAA; from the coding sequence TTGAGAGAGTTACGCATTCATGGCAGAGGGGGTCAGGGTTCCGTGACCGCCGCTGAACTCATTGCTTTTGCGGCATTCGAGGGCGGCATGTATGCCCAGGCATTCCCGGCCTTTGGCGTAGAGCGACGAGGTGCCCCTGTTCAGGCATTCGTCCGCTTCAGTGATAAAAAAATCCGGCTGCGCAGCCAGATATACGAGCCTGACTACATCATTGTGCAGGACCCAACCCTGATTGGAGATGTTGATGTCTTTATGGGCATGAAATCAGGGGGTGTCGCTATCATCAACACTGAGAAAACCGATTTCGATTCCCGGGTCCCGGAAGGCGTGAAGGTTTATACCATCGATGCGACGACCATTGCTCTCGAGGAACTGGGCGTGCCCATCACCAATACAACCCTGATGGGCGCTTTCGCCGCGGCCACCGGTGAGATCAAGTTCGAATCCCTTGAACATGCACTGCACAATCGGTTCTCAGGGAGTATGGCCGATAAGAATGTCCGAGCAGCAGAGCGCGCGTACCGCCAGCTCGGGGGTGCTGCATAA
- a CDS encoding 4Fe-4S binding protein — translation MALRVGCVAAPGRATENKTGAWRVFKPVFEPEKCSRCGMCAMVCPEGCVRETEEGTFEPDLDYCKGCGICAEICPKKSIRMEKEEK, via the coding sequence ATGGCGCTGCGGGTCGGGTGTGTCGCGGCTCCAGGCCGGGCGACTGAGAATAAGACCGGTGCATGGCGGGTCTTCAAACCGGTGTTTGAGCCTGAGAAGTGCTCGAGATGCGGGATGTGCGCTATGGTGTGCCCGGAAGGGTGCGTCCGCGAGACGGAAGAAGGCACATTTGAACCAGATCTCGACTACTGTAAGGGATGCGGCATTTGCGCGGAGATCTGTCCGAAGAAAAGCATCCGGATGGAGAAGGAGGAGAAATAA
- the porA gene encoding pyruvate ferredoxin oxidoreductase, with translation MLEFMEGSHAVAEIVKRCRPQVIAAYPITPQTHIVEDLAQMVANCELDAEYITVESEFSALSACLGASAAGSRVYSATTSQGLALMFEVCFNVAGMRQPVVMTIANRSLGAPLSIWNDQQDSIALRDSGWMQFYAEDNQETVDLHMIAYRVCEDHDILLPAFVCFDGFILSHTYEPVAMPSQEEVDAYLPAFTPYQRLDAANPLSFGMYATPEYYMEFRYEIDRAMQRAKQAIIRAGREFGEHFGRDYSALVEGYRLDDADTALVAMGSICGTVKDAIDEMREQGRKVGLLKIRTFRPFPAPEIAAALSGVSTVAVLDKNISLGNGGAVGTEVKAALYGSGAAVYDYIIALGGRDVRKRDIAAIVDLAEKGKGDMFYGLRTEVL, from the coding sequence ATGCTGGAGTTTATGGAAGGGTCACATGCGGTGGCCGAGATCGTGAAACGTTGCCGCCCGCAGGTGATCGCAGCCTACCCGATCACACCGCAGACGCACATCGTCGAAGATCTTGCACAGATGGTGGCGAACTGTGAGCTCGATGCCGAGTACATCACGGTCGAGAGTGAGTTTTCAGCTCTCTCTGCCTGTCTTGGTGCAAGCGCTGCAGGTTCACGGGTCTACTCGGCAACGACCTCCCAGGGGCTTGCCCTGATGTTTGAGGTCTGCTTTAACGTGGCCGGTATGCGCCAGCCGGTCGTGATGACCATTGCAAATCGGTCCCTTGGTGCGCCGCTCTCGATCTGGAACGATCAGCAGGATTCGATTGCCCTGCGTGACTCCGGATGGATGCAGTTCTACGCGGAGGACAACCAGGAGACGGTCGATCTCCATATGATCGCGTACCGTGTCTGTGAAGACCATGACATCCTCCTCCCGGCGTTTGTCTGCTTTGATGGGTTCATCCTCTCGCATACCTACGAGCCGGTCGCTATGCCATCCCAGGAAGAGGTCGATGCCTACCTGCCTGCGTTCACCCCATACCAGAGGCTTGACGCTGCAAACCCGCTGAGTTTTGGGATGTATGCAACACCCGAGTACTACATGGAGTTCCGCTACGAGATCGACCGGGCGATGCAGCGGGCCAAGCAGGCGATCATCAGGGCCGGACGCGAGTTCGGTGAGCACTTCGGCAGGGACTACTCTGCTCTCGTCGAGGGTTACCGCCTCGATGACGCCGATACCGCGCTCGTCGCCATGGGCTCTATCTGTGGCACTGTAAAGGATGCTATCGACGAGATGCGCGAACAAGGACGAAAGGTCGGGCTCTTAAAGATCCGGACGTTCCGGCCGTTCCCGGCCCCTGAGATCGCGGCTGCCTTAAGCGGCGTCTCGACGGTGGCGGTGCTCGACAAGAACATCTCGCTAGGTAACGGCGGTGCGGTCGGCACCGAGGTGAAGGCGGCTCTCTATGGTTCTGGTGCGGCCGTCTACGACTACATCATTGCTCTCGGTGGACGTGACGTTCGGAAACGCGATATCGCTGCGATCGTCGACCTTGCTGAGAAGGGGAAAGGAGATATGTTCTATGGACTACGGACGGAGGTGCTCTGA
- a CDS encoding thiamine pyrophosphate-dependent enzyme: MAEVEGGGCELFSAGHRACAGCGPALAARLILKATGKNVIVVAATGCMEVFSTPYPETAWGVPWIHSLFENPAAVASGIEAALKKQGRNEKVVCICGDGSTLDIGMLCISGAFEHGHDITYICYDNEAYMNTGIQRSGATPYGASTTTSPAGSCSLGNPRPKKDMPAILAAHGAPYVATASIAYPNDFVQKVERAINTPGPCYIQVHTPCCTGWGFESGETLAMAKLAIDTGLWVNYEMVNGVVEKAKKVRRKPVEEYLAKQKRFRHLFKPSRRDDVIAQIQAIADTNAERFGIDIKRKESSE, translated from the coding sequence ATGGCCGAGGTAGAAGGAGGGGGATGTGAACTCTTCTCGGCAGGGCACCGGGCGTGCGCAGGATGCGGTCCGGCGCTTGCGGCCCGGCTCATCCTCAAGGCAACCGGGAAGAATGTCATCGTCGTCGCCGCGACGGGATGCATGGAGGTCTTCTCGACGCCCTACCCGGAGACCGCGTGGGGCGTTCCCTGGATCCACTCGCTCTTTGAGAACCCTGCGGCGGTTGCATCGGGCATCGAGGCTGCGCTGAAGAAGCAGGGCCGCAACGAGAAGGTCGTCTGCATCTGCGGCGATGGGTCCACGCTCGACATCGGGATGCTCTGTATCAGCGGAGCCTTCGAGCACGGTCATGACATCACCTACATCTGCTATGACAACGAGGCCTACATGAATACGGGTATCCAGCGTTCGGGCGCGACGCCGTATGGGGCGAGCACCACAACGAGCCCGGCCGGGTCGTGTTCGCTTGGCAACCCGCGTCCGAAGAAGGATATGCCCGCGATCCTCGCCGCTCATGGTGCGCCGTATGTCGCGACTGCATCGATCGCCTATCCGAACGACTTCGTTCAGAAGGTTGAGCGTGCTATCAACACCCCCGGTCCCTGCTACATCCAGGTGCACACACCCTGTTGCACAGGCTGGGGCTTTGAATCCGGCGAGACGCTTGCCATGGCCAAGCTCGCCATCGATACCGGTCTCTGGGTGAACTACGAGATGGTCAACGGCGTGGTCGAGAAGGCAAAGAAGGTGAGGCGCAAGCCGGTCGAGGAGTACCTCGCGAAACAGAAGCGTTTCCGGCACCTCTTCAAGCCATCACGACGTGACGACGTGATCGCGCAGATCCAGGCGATCGCCGATACCAACGCCGAGCGGTTCGGGATCGACATCAAGCGGAAAGAATCGTCAGAATAA
- a CDS encoding LysE family translocator, with product MIDVIAASFLIGISGAASPGPMTASVLGLGARRPAPFVAGLIAGHGIPEALMVAAVAYGVRDIPHINLIALLGSGVLIALGVGQFLHANENVVAKEETGAPVVFGMACTLGNPYWWVWWLTFGVGFLALHPSFVEFYLGHIGADILWLGLLAIAVSRGANVLGRHYKKVVQASGLAMVIFGLYFILTILSA from the coding sequence ATGATCGATGTCATTGCCGCATCGTTCCTGATAGGCATCTCCGGGGCCGCGTCCCCCGGCCCCATGACCGCCTCGGTCCTCGGCCTTGGCGCGCGGCGACCGGCGCCGTTCGTTGCGGGGCTTATTGCGGGGCACGGCATTCCTGAAGCCCTTATGGTCGCAGCCGTAGCCTATGGCGTGCGCGATATCCCGCATATCAACCTCATTGCCCTTCTCGGGTCAGGGGTACTCATCGCGCTCGGGGTCGGGCAGTTCCTCCATGCAAATGAGAACGTCGTCGCGAAGGAGGAGACCGGGGCACCGGTCGTCTTCGGAATGGCCTGCACACTCGGCAACCCCTACTGGTGGGTCTGGTGGCTCACGTTCGGTGTCGGATTTCTTGCACTTCATCCGTCGTTCGTCGAGTTCTATCTCGGACACATCGGTGCGGATATTCTCTGGCTCGGGCTCCTTGCCATTGCAGTCTCACGGGGAGCAAACGTGCTCGGCCGCCATTACAAAAAAGTAGTGCAGGCGAGCGGACTCGCCATGGTTATCTTCGGGCTGTACTTTATTCTGACGATTCTTTCCGCTTGA
- a CDS encoding DUF5803 family protein produces the protein MRAPHRDRRRPALATLCLALILICAPAAAEEATFRVLPGGTAYEASIVVTGSEHTLWSPGVLGERVPLQVEDLKVLGPDGPVEYQDAGRGVITFPEGNYTITYRAPVRDNYLVAALDKPYAITISLPEGFDVRNPLIGMISPGGTISSGPNGTTEVSWDQIAVAEVRFYSPEREILLTTFGTIWLTIALVLLLPLVISSWRREG, from the coding sequence ATGCGAGCCCCCCATCGAGATCGACGCAGACCTGCACTCGCTACTCTCTGTCTTGCGCTGATACTGATCTGCGCCCCGGCAGCGGCAGAGGAAGCCACCTTCCGGGTACTCCCGGGCGGCACTGCCTATGAAGCCTCGATCGTGGTCACGGGAAGCGAGCACACACTATGGAGTCCGGGAGTCCTCGGAGAGCGGGTGCCGCTCCAGGTCGAGGATCTGAAGGTGCTCGGTCCGGATGGCCCGGTCGAGTACCAGGACGCAGGTCGGGGTGTCATCACCTTCCCTGAAGGGAACTACACCATTACCTACCGGGCTCCCGTGAGGGACAACTACCTTGTTGCGGCGCTCGATAAGCCGTATGCCATAACTATCAGCCTCCCGGAAGGGTTTGATGTCAGAAATCCGCTCATTGGCATGATCAGTCCGGGAGGCACCATCTCATCCGGGCCAAACGGCACCACGGAGGTATCCTGGGATCAGATCGCGGTTGCAGAGGTTCGCTTCTACTCCCCCGAACGCGAGATCCTGCTCACCACCTTCGGCACCATATGGCTCACGATCGCGCTCGTCCTGCTCCTCCCCCTCGTCATATCATCGTGGAGGAGAGAGGGATGA
- the thrC gene encoding threonine synthase translates to MYHLVCVHCGATYTSDQIIYTCNRCGHLLTVEYDLDSIDVSRSEWNRRPISVWRYRELLPVQGEPITLQEGGTPLYHLKNIGKELGLPELYAKHEGMNPTGSFKDRGMTVGVSMAWELGMSTVACASTGNTSASLAAYAAKGGIPCVVLLPAGKVALGKIAQALMHGARVISIRGNFDKALEMVHELCISQGIYLLNSVNPYRLEGQKTIGFEAIDQLGGEVPDRLVLPVGNAGNISAVYKGLKELEALGFIDRLPMMTGIQAAGSQPVVRAIQQNLDVLVPETAPETVATAIRIGAPVNAEKALVAIRATGGTAAAVTDEEILAMQRDLARKEGIGVEPASAASVAGVRKLAEEGLIDKDERIVCVVTGHLLKDPETVIRQCEPPIEIDADLHSLLSVLR, encoded by the coding sequence ATGTACCATCTCGTCTGCGTTCATTGTGGTGCAACCTACACATCAGACCAGATAATCTATACGTGCAACCGTTGCGGACACCTCCTGACCGTTGAGTATGACCTGGACAGCATTGATGTCTCTAGGAGCGAGTGGAACCGGCGCCCCATCTCAGTCTGGCGCTATCGTGAACTCCTCCCGGTTCAGGGCGAGCCGATAACCCTTCAGGAAGGCGGCACACCGCTCTATCACCTAAAGAATATAGGAAAGGAACTTGGCCTCCCCGAACTCTACGCCAAACACGAGGGAATGAACCCGACCGGCTCGTTTAAAGACCGGGGGATGACCGTAGGTGTCAGTATGGCCTGGGAACTCGGGATGTCGACCGTCGCCTGCGCAAGTACCGGGAACACCTCTGCAAGCCTTGCTGCCTACGCGGCAAAGGGTGGCATACCCTGTGTCGTCCTCCTGCCCGCGGGAAAAGTGGCCCTCGGCAAGATCGCCCAGGCCCTGATGCACGGTGCCCGGGTCATATCCATCCGCGGCAACTTTGATAAGGCGCTCGAGATGGTACACGAACTCTGTATCAGCCAGGGCATCTACCTCTTAAACTCGGTCAACCCCTACCGACTGGAGGGGCAGAAGACAATCGGGTTTGAAGCGATCGATCAACTCGGCGGCGAGGTGCCCGACCGGCTGGTCCTCCCCGTCGGAAATGCAGGGAACATCTCCGCTGTCTACAAAGGACTTAAGGAACTTGAAGCCCTCGGGTTCATCGACCGGCTGCCGATGATGACCGGAATCCAGGCGGCCGGATCACAACCGGTGGTGAGAGCAATACAGCAGAACCTCGATGTGCTGGTCCCTGAGACCGCGCCCGAGACCGTTGCGACCGCAATACGGATCGGGGCCCCGGTGAACGCAGAAAAAGCGCTCGTCGCCATCCGGGCGACCGGTGGAACGGCAGCGGCCGTGACCGATGAGGAGATCCTTGCCATGCAGCGCGACCTTGCAAGAAAAGAGGGGATCGGGGTCGAACCCGCCTCCGCAGCCTCAGTCGCCGGAGTAAGGAAACTCGCCGAAGAAGGACTGATCGATAAGGATGAGCGGATCGTTTGTGTGGTGACCGGTCATCTCTTAAAAGATCCTGAAACAGTGATACGACAATGCGAGCCCCCCATCGAGATCGACGCAGACCTGCACTCGCTACTCTCTGTCTTGCGCTGA
- a CDS encoding metal-dependent hydrolase translates to MRGDQHVSLSLATAGLLIAPLVTTIDPVLIAVLLFGVFIGSLAPDADAADAAIFNGRIGGVRGKKGQILNGFAVVLPIFGYTIRYLIYYPLSLIFSLILRKSYHHRHRGLLHSLPGVGLTSLILTVYLLLIFTWLGVSPRFLPAFGCAFFAGCILHLMEDTCTPGGVAWLYPFSRRRIAGHVKTQGNLEVRPAAFTIVLALTAVGILIAPLVTTASPEDLWYLALAATSILWLFFILVSRVRPQRRR, encoded by the coding sequence ATGCGGGGTGATCAGCACGTATCGCTCAGTCTCGCGACGGCAGGGCTCCTTATCGCCCCTCTCGTCACCACCATCGACCCAGTTCTGATCGCCGTCCTCCTCTTCGGCGTCTTCATCGGATCGCTTGCACCGGACGCCGACGCCGCCGATGCGGCAATATTTAACGGCCGGATCGGCGGGGTGAGAGGGAAGAAAGGACAGATTCTAAACGGCTTTGCGGTTGTACTTCCAATCTTCGGCTATACCATCAGGTACCTCATTTATTACCCACTGTCCCTGATATTCTCGCTGATCCTGCGGAAGAGTTACCATCATCGGCACCGGGGACTGCTCCACTCGCTCCCAGGTGTCGGGCTGACATCTCTCATCCTCACCGTATACCTGCTCCTCATCTTCACCTGGCTGGGTGTATCCCCGAGGTTCCTTCCAGCCTTTGGATGCGCGTTCTTTGCAGGGTGCATCCTCCACCTCATGGAGGACACCTGCACCCCGGGCGGTGTTGCCTGGCTCTACCCCTTCTCCCGGCGGCGGATAGCGGGCCACGTCAAGACACAGGGGAACCTGGAGGTTCGCCCAGCAGCCTTCACCATCGTACTTGCCCTGACGGCGGTCGGGATACTCATCGCGCCGCTCGTGACCACCGCATCACCGGAGGATCTCTGGTATCTTGCGCTCGCCGCCACCTCAATTCTCTGGCTCTTCTTCATACTCGTAAGCCGCGTCCGGCCGCAACGACGCCGATGA
- a CDS encoding nitrilase-related carbon-nitrogen hydrolase: protein MTEIALAQVAGGRENRPAMLGVVDRMAKEAATAGASLICFPEQFVTGWSPKIPNEAGEPLGGPLTTTFGEIAEKNGIAIVGSIIETGQGDRPKNTVVVLGPDGDILATYAKIHLFSPGREDCNYTAGDHIATFVVDGTTFGLAVCYDLRFPELFRIYALAGVECVLVPAAWPCCRIHHWEILLPARALENRYYVAGVNTAQGPDGTYCGRSLATDPDGTVIARGGEGEELLMARIDPTKVHESRLSLPSLSDRKSDLYQRLLSKL, encoded by the coding sequence ATGACAGAGATAGCGCTTGCCCAGGTTGCCGGTGGTCGTGAGAACAGGCCTGCAATGCTAGGGGTCGTCGACAGGATGGCCAAAGAGGCCGCAACAGCCGGAGCGTCGCTCATCTGCTTTCCCGAGCAGTTCGTGACCGGGTGGTCCCCAAAGATCCCGAACGAGGCTGGAGAGCCCCTGGGCGGGCCGCTCACCACCACGTTTGGCGAGATCGCCGAGAAAAACGGCATAGCAATTGTCGGATCCATCATCGAGACTGGGCAGGGAGACCGTCCCAAGAATACCGTCGTGGTGCTCGGTCCAGACGGGGATATCCTTGCAACCTACGCAAAGATTCACCTCTTTTCTCCCGGAAGGGAGGACTGCAACTACACGGCGGGCGACCATATCGCGACCTTCGTCGTTGACGGGACGACCTTTGGACTTGCCGTCTGCTATGACCTTCGTTTCCCCGAACTCTTCCGCATTTATGCACTCGCCGGAGTCGAGTGTGTCCTGGTCCCCGCCGCATGGCCTTGCTGCCGGATTCACCACTGGGAGATCCTGCTCCCTGCACGGGCTCTCGAAAACCGTTACTACGTGGCCGGGGTCAACACAGCCCAAGGTCCAGATGGGACCTACTGCGGCAGATCGCTCGCCACAGATCCAGACGGCACAGTCATAGCCCGCGGAGGGGAGGGAGAAGAACTTCTCATGGCGAGGATCGACCCGACAAAGGTTCATGAATCCCGATTAAGCCTTCCTTCACTTTCAGACCGCAAAAGTGACCTTTATCAGAGACTGCTCTCAAAACTGTAG